The Halostagnicola kamekurae sequence CCGGGGATCGAATCGCGTCTCGAGTTGCCAATCGTCAGGAGTCCAGTCCAGTGGGAGCGATTCGGTTCGAGAGTTCGGCGCTCACGAGCGCCGAGTGACTTCGGCGCAACCGTTCGGAGAGCGCCTGGTGGGAGATGTCGAGTTCCGATGCCAGTTCCTCGAGCGTGACCTGTCGCGGAACGTCGAAGTAGCCGAGCTCGTGGGCTTTCACGATCGTCTCGTACTGCGTCTTCGTCAGCGGTGTCTGGCTGTCCGGCGAATCGTCCATCGGACTGACCCGCGTGACCCGGACGCCGAAGTCCTCCTCGTCGAACGCGGCGTGACACTCGGAGACGTCCGCTCGCTCGTGAAAGAGCAACTTGAGCGACCAGCGACCGTCCGCCCCGCTCGCCTCGAGGATCGCGCCGTCGTGCTCCGAGACGATCCGCTGGAACGTTTGGATTCCCTGGTTGAACTCGAGGCGGACGACCCACCGCCCGTCGCTCGCGTCGTCCACCGACGCGACGATGTCGGCGGACGGGTCCGACTCGAGCGCCGATTCGATCTGCTCCCAGTCGGGTCCCGTGACGTACACGAGCGGCGGGCCGCCGCCGATCAGCCCGCTTATCAGAAACTCGAACGTCGGCACGCGATCGAACGTCTGTGCGAATCCGAGGTGCTCGGCCGGCACGTCGAGTTCGACCACTGTCGTCATGATCCACACCCACCACAAACACGTATAGACGCGTTGTGTTAGCGGTAGCCTTTCCCGCCTCCATCACCGGGAGACAGTCCCGTCGCCGTGAGGCTCACGGGTAGTTAGCAGTCGCGACCATCCCCGGTCTCCACCCGCTGAACTGATCACCCGACCGTCGGCCCTCGAGGGGCGAACATGCAAAAGCAAGCCCGCGGTATTTGTTCGGTCACGACGACTGTTCGGGTACGATGTACGAGACGCTCTTGATCCCGACCGACGGCAGCGAGGAGTCTCGCGCGGCGATCGATCACGGCATCGCGCTTGCCGAACGACTCGAGGCGACGGTGCACGCTCTCTCGATCGTTCCCGAGGGACCACACGGTGCCATGAAACGAGACGAGTTACGCGCAGAGCCACAGGAAGAAGCCCGCGAGGCCAACCGGCTCGTCGAGTCCGCCGCGGAAGACGGCGGCGTCGACGTGACGAGCGAGGTTCGCGAGGGCGTCCCACAGGAGGCGATCCTCGAGTACGCAGGCGAAATCGGTGCGGATATGATCGTCCTCGGGACCGTCGGGCGGACGGGGCTCGATCACGTACTGCTCGGCAGCGTCGCCGAAGAGATCGTCCGCAACTCGAGCGTTCCCGTCGTGACCGTCCAGCCCGCGGAGTAAGGCGGTCGACACCGGCGCGAATTGCGGTTTCTGGAAGGTTCTCATTACCCGGCTATCATGAGACGAACTGGCCATTCCGGCACACTCGTCTCCCCACCACCCGTCGCTTCGACGAGGTTGTTGCAATCACGCACAGTTATCGAATCGAGAATTTCGTCGCAAATAGCTAGTGAAACCTCGTATATCAATATCAAGCGAATGACGGGCGTCGGGTTATCCAGCTTCGAACCCGATACCTACGTGATGCCATCTGAAAAAAGACTGTCCCGACGACGGATGATTCAGTATACAGGTGCCGCCGCAACGACGGCGGTCATTGCGGGCTGTGGCGGTAGCGGCGGCGACGACGGCGACGGCGGTAATGGCGGTGACGGCGGCGATGGGGGCGGCGGCAACGGCGGTGAAACCGACGTCTCCGCGTGGGAAGGCGTCGAAGAGATCGAACTCGAGGGCGTGACCTCGGGATGGGTCGGCATCGCACCCGATCCGATCGCCGACGAGGAGAACCCGACGCTGGTCCTGTTCAACGGTCAGGAGTACACGATCACGTGGGAGAACGGCGACGGCCAGGAACACAACTTACAGATCCTCAACGGCGAGGGGGAGGTCGTCGACGATTACGAAACCGACCTCATCTCGAGCGAGGGCGAATCCGCGACGCTCGAGGGAGTTCAGGCCAGCGACGAGATGACGAACTACATCTGTGAACCCCACCAAAACACGATGGACGGCGACATCCAGATCGAAGAAAACGGCGGCGGAGGCGACGGGGCGGGCAACGAATCCGAGGACGGCACTGGAAACGAAACGGCTACTGGCAACGAATCCGAGACGGGAACCGGCAACGAGACTGGGAACGAAACCGACGGCGGAAACGAAACGAACGGAAACGAATCGGCGTAGTCACGAAAATCCGTTAGATACCGCCGACCGAAGCGCAGCGCCACTTTTTCGAGGTCACTCGGGAGCCACACCCGTCCGCGAGTAGCGAGCGGCCTTCGCGCGCGAGTGAATCGACGATCGAACGCAAGAATAAGGCGGGTTCAGCGTGACGGTTCGACGATGCACTTCGATCACGCGGGAATCGCGACCGACGATGCGCGCTCGCTCGCTACGCTGTACGCCGATCTCTTCGGCCTCGAGGTCGCCCACGAAGAGGAGTTCGACGGGCTTCGCGTCGTCTTCCTCGAGTGTGGCTCGGGTTATTTCGAACTCCTCGAGCCCCTCGAGGAGGGAACGATCGCACGCTATCTCGAGAACCAGGGGTCCGGCATTCACCACCTCGCGTTGGCGACCGACGACCTCGAGGGAGCGCTCGATCGCGCACGCGAACACGGTGTGACGCTCATCGACGAGGAACCGCGGCCTGGCGCGTGGGGACACTCGGTCGCGTTCGTCCACCCGTCGGACACGGGCGGCATTTTGATCGAGCTGGTCGAGCACTGAGAACCGCGCTTGTTCGAGTACGAGAACCGCTCAACCGAAGCTCTCGATAAGCGCGTCGTCCGAATCGCCGCCCGCGGCGTCGATACTCTCGGCGACCGTCGTCACGAACTCGCTGAACCCGAACACGTAGAACTGTCCGTCTCCGAGGCGATCCGACACCGCTCCCTCGAGAGCCTCGGTAGCACCGTCCTCGAGGATCGTAACGGGCGCGCCGTCGGCCTCGAGCGCCTCGAGTCGATCGCGGTGTGCCGGCTCGTCGTCCTGGTAGATGATCGCGGCGTCTCGGCCGTTTTCTTGTGCTGCTTCGGCGATCGCGACCGCCGGCCCGACGCCGGGTCCGCCCGCGACCGCGACGACGTCGGTCGAGCCGTCGTAGGCGATAGTCCCCATCGGTCCTTCGATGGCGACCGTTTCCCCGCCCTCGAGGGACGCGAGCCACGGGGAGAGGTCGCCGTCGGGATCGATCCCGACCGTGATCTCGAACGTGTCTTCGGCCGTCGGCGACGAGAGCGTGTAGTGGCGCGCGAGTTCCTCGCCGTCGGGCGCCGCCCGCAGGAGCACGAACTGCCCCGGGCGGGGGTCGAACGACTGGGGTGACTCGAGTTCGATCGCGACCGTTCCCGGTCCGACGTCGCGAACCGATTCGACGCGGACTTGCGTACCATCCATGGGTGGGCGTTCGGCCGAGGCGCGAAAAGTCGTTCCGTTCTCCGCCGAAAACCTTCACTACGATCGTCCACAATACTGGGACAGAAACGGCCCGTAACCCGGTTTACCGGCAACATATCGGCCGGTGCTCCGTGGGGACGGTTGAGCTTTCAGAAGGCTTTTCATTTGGTGGGGGCAAGGTGCGACATAACATGGCTGCGGACCTAAATTGGGCAATCGGAGGTGAGGCCGGGGACGGGATCGACTCCACCGGGAAGATCTTCGCTCAGGCGCTCTCCAGGGCAGGACGGCACGTATTCACATCCAAGGACTTCGCGTCCCGAATCCGCGGCGGGTACACCGCTTACAAGATTCGGACGTCGGTCGATCAGGTACAGAGCGTCGTCGATCGACTCGACATCTTGGTCGCGCTGACCCAGCGAACCATCGACGAGAACCTCGACGAACTCCACGACGGTAGTGCAGTCATCTACGACGGCGAGCGGTCGTGGGAGGCAGAGATCCCCGACGAGATCACCGCCGTCGACGTTCCGTTGAAGTCGCTCGCCGAAGACGCGGGGGGAGCGATCATGCGAAACATCGTTGCGCTCGGCGCGGCGTGTGAGATCACGAACTTCGACGTCGAGTACCTCGACGAATCTCTCGAGAAGCGCTTCGGGGGGAAGGGCTCGAAGATCGTCGAGAACAACAAGGAGGCCGCTCGGCTCGGACAGGAGTACGTTCGCGAGAACTACGATTTCGACGAACTCGAGTACGATCTCGAAACGACCGACAACGACTACGTCCTCCTGAACGGGAACGAGGCGATCGGCATGGGCGCGATCGCGGCCGGTTGTCGGTTCTACGCCGGCTACCCGATCACGCCCGCGACCTCCATCATGGAGTATCTCACCGGCCGGATCGAAGACTACGGCGGTCACGTCGTCCAGGCCGAGGACGAACTCTCGGCGATCAACATGGCACTCGGAGGCGCGCGCGCCGGCGCTCGAGCGATGACCGCGACGTCCGGAGCGGGGATCGACCTCATGACCGAGACGTTCGGGCTCGTCGCTACCAGCGAGACGCCCCTGGTCATCTGTGACGTCCAGCGCTCGGGTCCCTCGACCGGAATGCCGACGAAGCAAGAACAGGGCGACCTCAACATGGCGCTGTACGCTGGCCACGGCGAGGTCCCCCGGTTCGTCGTCACGCCGACGAGTATCACCGAGTGTTTCTGGAAGACCGTCGAGGCGTTCAACCTGGCTGAGAAGTATCAGACGCCCGTCTTCCTCGTCTCCGACCTCGCGATGTCGGTGACCGAGCAGACGTTCCCGCCGGAAGCGTTCGACATGGACGCGGTCGAAATCGATCGCGGCAAACTCGTCGAGCAGGACGAGGTCGACGAGTGGCTCGACGACGAGGGCCGATTCCGCGCCCACGCCGTCACCGACGACGGCGTCAGCCCGCGTGCCAAACCCGGCACGATCGACGGCGCGCACATGAGCACCGGCCTCGAACACGACGAGCTCGGTCGCCGGACCGAGGAGGAAGGCGAACGCGTCCAGCAGGTCGACAAGCGAAACCGCAAAGTCGAGACCGCAAAAGAACGCGAGGAGTGGGACTACCGGGAGTTCGGCGACGCCGACTCGGAGAACCTCATCATCTCGTGGGGTTCGAACGAGGGCGCGCTCGTCGAAGCCCTCGAGTACCTCGAGGACGACGGGATCAGCGTTCGCGTCATCTCCGTCCCGTACATCTTCCCGCGGCCCGACCTGACCGAGGAGATCGAGGCGGCCGAGGAGGCGATCGTCGTCGAGTGTAACGCGACGGGTCAGTTCGCGGATCTACTTGAGCACGATACGCTTACCCGTCTGAAGCGAATTAACAAGTACACGGGCGTGCGCTTCAAAGCGGACGAACTCGCGACGGAGATCACCGACAAACTCGCAGAGGAGGTTCCAGCACAATGAGCTCAGACGTACGATTCACCGATTTCAAATCCGACAAGCAGCCGACCTGGTGTCCCGGATGTGGGGACTTCGGCACGATGAACGGCATGATGAAAGCCCTCGCGAACACCGGCAACGATCCCGACAACACGTTCGTCGTGGCGGGGATCGGGTGTTCGGGCAAGATCGGGACCTACATGCACAGCTACGCGCTGCATGGCGTCCACGGGCGTGCCCTGCCGGTCGGTACCGGCGTCAAGATGGCCCGACCCGACATCGAAGTGATGGTCGCCGGCGGCGACGGCGACGGGTACTCGATCGGTGCCGGCCACTTCGTCCACGCCGTTCGCCGAAACGTGGACATGACGTACGTGGTCATGGACAACCGCATTTACGGGCTGACGAAGGGACAGGCCTCGCCGACTTCGCGCTCGGACTTCGAAACGTCGACGACGCCCGAGGGACCACAGCAGCCGCCGGTCAACCCCCTCGCGCTCGCGCTCGCATCGGGTGCGACCTTCATCGCCCAGTCCTTTAGCTCGGACGCGATGCGCCACGCCGAAATCATCGAGAAGGCGATCGAACACGACGGCTTCGGCTTCGTCAACGTGTTCAGTCCGTGTGTTACCTTCAACGACGTCGACACCTACGACTACTTCCG is a genomic window containing:
- a CDS encoding ferredoxin--NADP reductase, whose product is MDGTQVRVESVRDVGPGTVAIELESPQSFDPRPGQFVLLRAAPDGEELARHYTLSSPTAEDTFEITVGIDPDGDLSPWLASLEGGETVAIEGPMGTIAYDGSTDVVAVAGGPGVGPAVAIAEAAQENGRDAAIIYQDDEPAHRDRLEALEADGAPVTILEDGATEALEGAVSDRLGDGQFYVFGFSEFVTTVAESIDAAGGDSDDALIESFG
- the mce gene encoding methylmalonyl-CoA epimerase, whose product is MHFDHAGIATDDARSLATLYADLFGLEVAHEEEFDGLRVVFLECGSGYFELLEPLEEGTIARYLENQGSGIHHLALATDDLEGALDRAREHGVTLIDEEPRPGAWGHSVAFVHPSDTGGILIELVEH
- a CDS encoding cupredoxin domain-containing protein, whose protein sequence is MIQYTGAAATTAVIAGCGGSGGDDGDGGNGGDGGDGGGGNGGETDVSAWEGVEEIELEGVTSGWVGIAPDPIADEENPTLVLFNGQEYTITWENGDGQEHNLQILNGEGEVVDDYETDLISSEGESATLEGVQASDEMTNYICEPHQNTMDGDIQIEENGGGGDGAGNESEDGTGNETATGNESETGTGNETGNETDGGNETNGNESA
- a CDS encoding 2-oxoacid:acceptor oxidoreductase subunit alpha, with the protein product MAADLNWAIGGEAGDGIDSTGKIFAQALSRAGRHVFTSKDFASRIRGGYTAYKIRTSVDQVQSVVDRLDILVALTQRTIDENLDELHDGSAVIYDGERSWEAEIPDEITAVDVPLKSLAEDAGGAIMRNIVALGAACEITNFDVEYLDESLEKRFGGKGSKIVENNKEAARLGQEYVRENYDFDELEYDLETTDNDYVLLNGNEAIGMGAIAAGCRFYAGYPITPATSIMEYLTGRIEDYGGHVVQAEDELSAINMALGGARAGARAMTATSGAGIDLMTETFGLVATSETPLVICDVQRSGPSTGMPTKQEQGDLNMALYAGHGEVPRFVVTPTSITECFWKTVEAFNLAEKYQTPVFLVSDLAMSVTEQTFPPEAFDMDAVEIDRGKLVEQDEVDEWLDDEGRFRAHAVTDDGVSPRAKPGTIDGAHMSTGLEHDELGRRTEEEGERVQQVDKRNRKVETAKEREEWDYREFGDADSENLIISWGSNEGALVEALEYLEDDGISVRVISVPYIFPRPDLTEEIEAAEEAIVVECNATGQFADLLEHDTLTRLKRINKYTGVRFKADELATEITDKLAEEVPAQ
- a CDS encoding 2-oxoacid:ferredoxin oxidoreductase subunit beta codes for the protein MSSDVRFTDFKSDKQPTWCPGCGDFGTMNGMMKALANTGNDPDNTFVVAGIGCSGKIGTYMHSYALHGVHGRALPVGTGVKMARPDIEVMVAGGDGDGYSIGAGHFVHAVRRNVDMTYVVMDNRIYGLTKGQASPTSRSDFETSTTPEGPQQPPVNPLALALASGATFIAQSFSSDAMRHAEIIEKAIEHDGFGFVNVFSPCVTFNDVDTYDYFRDTLVDLKEDEDHDPTNYEDAKEVITDGEMEYQGVMYQNEEALPYHEQHGVTEDMSEIPDGAPEDAMDLVREFY
- a CDS encoding helix-turn-helix domain-containing protein codes for the protein MTTVVELDVPAEHLGFAQTFDRVPTFEFLISGLIGGGPPLVYVTGPDWEQIESALESDPSADIVASVDDASDGRWVVRLEFNQGIQTFQRIVSEHDGAILEASGADGRWSLKLLFHERADVSECHAAFDEEDFGVRVTRVSPMDDSPDSQTPLTKTQYETIVKAHELGYFDVPRQVTLEELASELDISHQALSERLRRSHSALVSAELSNRIAPTGLDS
- a CDS encoding universal stress protein; the encoded protein is MYETLLIPTDGSEESRAAIDHGIALAERLEATVHALSIVPEGPHGAMKRDELRAEPQEEAREANRLVESAAEDGGVDVTSEVREGVPQEAILEYAGEIGADMIVLGTVGRTGLDHVLLGSVAEEIVRNSSVPVVTVQPAE